In Vicia villosa cultivar HV-30 ecotype Madison, WI linkage group LG7, Vvil1.0, whole genome shotgun sequence, the DNA window atgcatctgaatcttttgaaatattctttttgatgttatgacaaaaagggggagaagataaatgataaatgatttgattaatctatcagttgctgggtaaagctcccacacattcactaacaagaactgcaagttctacatggtttaagtgttttgcaggtataaagaagtgaagagaatcttcaaagcaaaaagcaaacacagaagcaaaaccatggaaactgaagcaagccgagtgctgtcaagcttcagagatcagaagcaagaaagaagaatgaatcagaagcactatcagaagcactgatgatagaatttgatccatatttgtctatttgatctgacaaaattctatttgctctgatacatataatgttatggctctgatacattatttgctctgatacattatttcagcctatatggctctgattcatataatgtgttcaaacatacattttatgttctaactcgttcatgctgacttttgtcgtttagtttttgttctgtaacatttcaggatgtagagatgctcagatgatgctctggtacattcaacaatgttatgatacaaatctagcatgaagtgatgttggtagaaattcaaagctctgaagctacccgagggaagcagaaatcagaagctgcgaatgttctaaagatccagaaaactcaagttctgaagctgtcctgaatggaagcagaaatcagaagctgtgaatgttcagaagatcaaagaaattcaagttctgaagctgtcctgaatggaagcagaaatcagaagctgtgaatgttcagaagatcaaagaaattcaagttctgaagctgtcctagatggaagcaggaatcagaagctgtgagtgttctgcggatctaaggaaattctagttctgaagctgtcctatggaagcagaagtcagaagctatgaattctctgaagacaagaagcttatatgatcgtctctaccgaaataatcagggaagtcttttattaaagttcttcgagtatttatttcagggggagattatttatctcagggggagattgttaatctcagggggagacatattcatatgcttatgctatagctgtgtaatttgtcttttgccaactgttctttctgatcgcaaattcatatcatttatatatgtttttgtcatcatcaaaaagggggagattgttagaacaagatttgttctgatcaattatcttagttttgatgataacaataatatgaattttgcttaagataacatggtactctaatccaatgcaatttccctttcaggaaatatatatatagagtacgcataattcagcgctcagaagctttgtctcaagggttcagcatgcaacatcagaacatggtctggcaagacatcagaagatggtcgaagcagtatcagaacatgggtctatggaagcattagaagaacatgagatcagaagcactgaagctcagaagatggtatcacgctcagaagcacttcaaggtcagaagatcagaagatgctatgcaccaagctgtttgactctgatgatattcaaacgttgtattcacaaacatcagatcagaagaaagtacaagtggcaagctacgctgactgacaaaaggaacgttaaaagctattaaaggctacgtcagtagacacagcgtgaacaaggctcgaggtagttgacaaaagcgtataacattaaatgcgatgctgtacggaacacgcaaagcattaaatgcattcaacggtcatcttctccaacgcctataaatatgaagttctgatgagaagcaaggttaacgattctgcaccaaaacaacttatatcaaacttgctgaaacgctgttcaaatctaaactcagaatcttcatcttcatcaaagctcactacattgctgttgtaatattttagtgagattaagcttaaacgattaagagaaacatcacagttgtgattatcgcttttaagaagcatttgtaaactcttagaattgattacattaagttgtaaggaactagagtgatcgtgttgatcagaatactctaggaagtcttaggagtgaactaagcagattgtaactagagtgatcgtgttgatcagtagactctagaaaagtcttagagggtatctaagcagttgttcctggagtgatcagtgtgtgatcagaagactctggaagacttagttgcggactaagtggaaaaccattgtaatccgtgcgattagtggattaaatcctcagttgaggtaaatcatctctgcgggggtggactggagtagtttagttaacaacgaaccaggataaaaataactgtgcaatttatttttatctgtcaagtttttaaagctacacttattcaaaccccccctttctaagtgtttttctatccttcagagtgCAGCGCCGTTTTGCCGACAGCAGAACAGAAAACGCATGAAGAATTGGAACTAGGAAGAATACCTTTGCGTGTGAGATGATCTTTAGTCTGTAATATGTTTATGAAACACCTCCATCCAAACGCCTTCACCTTAAGAGGAGCATCTATTCTCCCAACCAACTCCATTGTCGTGTCAAATTGATCCTTAGGGCCACTTCTCACGCGAAAGCTATTTATCCTTCTGAAACAGTCCGCTACCGTAAATCTGCCATCTAAACTTTGTATCCACTCTACTTTGTCTGAACCTTGGCAGACTGGCAACGCTGAGCTGATATGATGTTGCATCAGCGCCATTTCTGCAATTACAGAACCGACACTCAGGTGTTCGGTCgaaactccaaaatttcccaCAACCAAACGCCATTACGCAATCCCCCCAACGAAGCAATGGATACATCCTGCAACTCAAAACAGAAAACAATACAGGATACAAAAGTTTTAAAATTCCCTCTTCCTTCCAAAACGAATGCCAAAAAGGAATATTAAAACTGTTTCCAACAAAGAACCGGCACTGATGGTTGAAAAAGTCCTTGGCCACTTGATTATCCAAAGCTAGAATGTCAGTCCACCAAACCGAAGTGAATTCCTTCCCTTTGATGTATGATGCTGATCCGTATCTCGCCTTCAACACCTCATGCCATAAAGACCCCTCTTCTTCTAATATCCTCCACTTCCACTTGCAAAGAAGAGCTACATTAAAATCTTATATCCTCCTTAATCCCAACCCGCCTATTTCTATCGGCGAACAAACAGTTTCCCAACTCGCCCAATGAATACATCTTTtgtctcccccccccccccccccgcccCATAAAAAATTGCTTTGGACCTTGGTGATCTCCTCTACCACCTTCTTCAGAGCTTTGTAGAATGAAAGAGTGAATATTGCCAAACTACCAAGAACCGGCTTCAATAGGGTAAGCCTTCCTCCGAAACTAAGTAAACGGCCCTTCCAACTCGCCAACCGTTTCTTAATATTTGACATTAATGTCTCCCACAAAATGATCCTTCTAGAATTGCACCCAATGTATACACCAAGAAATTTAAAGATCTTATCTTCTCTCCTACAAGCCAAAAATGTCGTAGCCACTTCCAAAAAGCACGAATCAATGTTTAGGCCAATGAGTTTACTCATATTGAAGTTTATGCCTAGCCCCGAAATTAATTCGAAACCTCTTAAAACCGCTTTGATTGCCCAAAGGTGTTTCCAACTACCATCCCCCACCATGAGCGTGTCGTCCGCGAATTGAAGAACATCTATAAAACATCTCCTATTAATAGAGAAACCCGCATAACTCCCGTTCTCCACCGCTTTGTTAATAATTCTTTTCAACCCTTCCGCTACGACcataaaaaggaaaggagaaaacgGGTCTCCTTGCCTCAATCCCTTTTCCACCAAAAATTCTTTAGTTGGAGAACCGTTCACCATAACCGACATATGACTTGAAAAAACCATTACCTCAATCCACTTCAACCAAATCTCCTCGAACCCCATTGAGGAAAGCATAGCGAAGAAAAGACCAACTCACTTTGTCGTACGCTTTCTCAAAGTCGACCTTGAATAGAAGACAACTCTTCTTAACCTTAGTTACATAGTCCACAATCTCGTTAGCTATAACCTCTCCGTCTAAAAGCTGCCTCCCGGAAACAAAGGCGCTTTAGCTAGGCGAGATGACTTTTCCTAtaacttttttaattttgtcCGCTAACATCTTTGAAAGAATTTTGTATATACTCCCAACCAAGCATATAGGTCTATATTCATCCAATCCCAAAGGATTCTTGGATTTTGGAATCAAAGCCAAGAAAGACGACGTTATTGCTTTAAAAAGAACAACTCCATCGTGAAAATCCTTGAAACAATCAACCAAATCTTTCCTAAT includes these proteins:
- the LOC131618929 gene encoding uncharacterized protein LOC131618929, which gives rise to MGFEEIWLKWIEVMVFSSHMSVMVNGSPTKEFLVEKGLRQGDPFSPFLFMVVAEGLKRIINKAVENGSYAGFSINRRCFIDVLQFADDTLMVGDGSWKHLWAIKAVLRGFELISGLGINFNMSKLIGLNIDSCFLEVATTFLACRREDKIFKFLGVYIGCNSRRIILWETLMSNIKKRLASWKGRLLSFGGRLTLLKPVLGSLAIFTLSFYKALKKVVEEITKWKWRILEEEGSLWHEVLKARYGSASYIKGKEFTSVWWTDILALDNQVAKDFFNHQCRMYPLLRWGDCVMAFGCGKFWSFDRTPECRFCNCRNGADATSYQLSVASLPRFRQSRVDTKFRWQIYGSGLFQKDK